attctttctgttttgtttacccTTTAATAAGAGTGGCCTTGTTAAAGACTTGAAATGCTTTTCCCTGTGTTAAATACAGTGAGCTTTGCTAAAAAAACTATCATTAATACTTTTGTATCATTGCTTATTTCAAGCGGATTTTGGAGTATCAGCTAAAAACACAAGGACAATTCAAAGAAGAGATTCCTTTATTGGCACACCATATTGGTATGTATTCATCTTTATGGATGTACTACTGTATTAGTTATGTTAGAAGCTATTATCACTCATTAACTTATCTACATAATTGATTATACTGTCTATCTTTTATGTGGCTTGCAATCAATATTCTTAAGCTAAACATCTTAACTTTCAATTCTCTGTCTGTACAGGATGGCTCCTGAAGTAGTCATGTGTGAAACATCTAAGGACAGACCCTATGACTACAAAGCTGATGTTTGGTCCCTGGGTATCACTCTAATAGAAATGGCTGAGATAGAACCACCTCATCATGAATTAAATCCAATGCGAGTGCTGCTAAAAATAGCAAAATCTGAGCCCCCTACATTAGCACAGCCatcaaaatggtaaaatattcTAAACAAAACGTTATACAAAGCAATACTTGATGTCTTATTCTTTGACCTTTTCAAGGGTAGATTTAGTTACATGGTACAAAGACTGTATGAGTAGAAAACTTGatttttggtacttttttttttttaagagttaaggACCATagttgtgcctgggtggctcagttggttgagcatccaactcttgatttcagctcaggtcatggtctcacaatcatgggattgagccctgctaagcatggagcctgcttggaattctctctccctcttcctctgcccctaccccactcatgtgcatgtactctctctctcaaaataaataaatactcatttaaaaaaaaagagttaagaacCATACAAACTCTTGTAACTAACTCTTCTTATAAATTTGAAATCAGTGATTTGAGTTCTACACGAAACAACTGTATGTAGTACAGTATTTACTATGAGAAAGTGAGGCATATATGTGGTTGATTTAtatttgtggaatttaatatAATAGAAGAGTTTTGTGATTTTTGGCATATATGACTATATCACAGTGGCTAAAACTATGACtctacttatatttaattttgtatttacagATGATACTCTAGTATTTatcttaatattattttgaaatcttgGTATTCTCATTAACTACTTATGTTGAATTAATACAATTACATACATCATAAAATACAAGCATAACTTATCagaattttgtttgattttaataacaaagtaaaatagaatgtcattgttaaaatttcattttgaaggTCTTCAAATTTTAAGGACTTTCTAAAGAAATGCTTGGAAAAGAATGTGGATTCTAGGTGGAATACATCTCAGCTACTGCAGGTAAGATCAGAGTAATATGACAACAGCAAActgtgtaattattttaatatctcaTTGAGAAGAGTACAATTTCAGATTCAGTGTATTCTCTTTTCACTGGAGTTTCCCTATGGAAACTCAGAATACATTGTAAAATATGTTGTACACATACAATGTGTACAACATACTTGAATACAAGTAAACATTTGCTTTATAAACACATATGCTGCCTTTACTAAAAGGCATTTAGCTTATAAGTCATTCCTTTTGTGCTTTTTTGATTTCagtttgtgttcttttattttgttagttaTTCCACTTTGTTAGTTACTTGCAGTTTTTCTCTCCAGTTACTAGAAAGCAAGCCCCTTGGGCGCAGGGGTCATAagctaattgatttttttaatatttcttacagtgaggataatattcagtaaatattgctgactttttaaaaaaaagtgttaaagtGATtagataattttgttttatagcaGGACCTATTTGTAATATTTGAAATAGGAATTTGTTACATAATATAGGTGGACAAACAGAATGACAGATCTTGAGGCAATTACTGTTAGGTTGAGTTACTGTATAATTCCTGCATTACAGTGTATTAAGTTGATCTGTTTATCTCaggggaaaacagaagaaattgcCTTCTTCTATGCAACAGTACATCCCTAGAACacactttctcttatttttttaccCTCACTTTAGAAGGTCTTAGTCTGTGACAGACACTGTTAAATGCTGCTGAGTATACAAAGgtgaataaaattttttcttactcttaagAGTGTTAGAACCATGTCAAGAAAGCAGTTATTTGCAAGACTCTAATCAATACTCTAAGgctttttgtaaacattttattaaggATTATACAGGATTTAAACATACTGTTGTTacttttaaagaactaaaaatgtACCagtttgaaacttttaaaatttaatttaaatttaatttaatttaatttaaaatttcaaacatacagaaacgtACATGTACCTATTATCCAGATATATGGTACCATTTTTGACTTATTTCcttcagattctttaaaaaagatgtaTAGTTGTAGGCAGTCCCTATTCCTGCTCAAtccccttcttcttccttgccCAGATGTAACATCATCtgaagttttttatatttttcttactcatgtattcatatttttaccgcataataatgtgtattttttgtgtttgaaattttataaGCCAGCATTTCAGCTGTTAGTAAGTGTGTTCTTCTTAATGATCAAACAGCATCCTTTTGTTACGGTTGATTCCAACAAACCAATTCGAGAGCTGATTGCAGAGGCAAAGGCTGAAGTAACAGAAGAAGTTGAAGATGGCAAAGAGGAAGATgatgatgaggaaacagaaaattctTTGGTCAGTATTTAGAAAGGAAATGTCATTTAGGTAATATTGAGGGTTGGGTTTTGAGGTGTGATTGCACCTGTATGTAAGGATTAATTGTAATTGATAGCAGTACAAAAGTGTTAATTTTAGGGGCGAAGATTAACAAGTTTGCTCCTTGCTCACCATTTTTGTCCTATTTATTATGTGAAGATTTgtcagttctttatttttataacttcatCAAATTTTAATTGAGATACTAAatcatgtatgtatgttttaaatatttatttatatacaaaatatagtTTTGGTCACTGTCTTGAAGTTatgttttaacattaaaaatgtacaaaatcttTTTCAGCCAATACCTGCAAGTAAGCGTGCCTCTTCTGACCTTAGTATTGCCAGCTCTGAGGAAGATAAACTTTCACAAAACGCTTGTATTTTGGAATCTGTCTCTGAAAAAACAGAACGTAATACTTCTGAAGATAAATTTAACAGCAAAGTTCTTAATGAAAAACTTACCACAGATGAACCTGAAAAAGCTGCAGAGGATATTAATGAACATATTAATGATGCTCACTTAGAAGCTATGGCTGAACTTGATAATAGGACAATAGTAATCAAGGAAAATGGCAGAGAGGAGAAGAGACCCAAGCTTGAAAGTCTGCCTGATACAGAAGACCAAGAAACAATGGACATTAATTCAGTCAATGAGGGAAAAGAGAATAATATAATAACTTTAGAAACAGATGTTGAACAGAGTCTGAAACCTGAGGAAGAAAGGGATCAAGAAAAGCaacagatatttgaaaataaggttataaaatctgaagaaattaaagatactgCTATTCAAACAATGGACTTAGTTTCTCAAGAGActggagaaaaagaggcagacaTTCAGGCAGTTGAAAATGAAGTTGCACTTACAAAGGAAGACACCCAAGAGAAATTGGGAAAGAATGACGAAACTCCAGAAGAAGTGATCAGCCATATAAGCGATGTCATAGGAACAAATGAGGCAGGAGACGTTGCCCAGAAGGCAGTTGAAAACAATGCTGAGGATGCTCAGAGTAATGATGGGAATGAAGTGGTTGAAGTAGGCCAGAAATTAGTAAGTAAGCCCACAGAGGGTCCTGAGGCTGGTGGTTCTGAGGAAGTTCCTTTTAAAGACATAGTGGAAACTAAGGAGATAGATCAGAAGTCTTTGGAAGATAAAGATGAAGAACAATCACTCAGCAGTTTAGAGAACATAGTGAAAACCAGTGAGGAATCTGGCACAAATGAAGGTGAGGAAATTACTGAGTCCAGTAGCACTGAAGAAATAGAGGTCAGACATGCAGTAACTTATACTGACCAAGAGGCTTTAGGAAATGAAACTCCAGATGCTCATGAAGCTACTGCTCAGATAGATACAGAGCAAAAAGCTATTCCATGTGAAGTGCCAATTGAAAGAGAACCTCCCATGACTTCCTCTTCACAGCCTAGTGAACCTCAGCCTGTTCCAATACCCAGTATTAATATCAACTCTGAAGATGcagaaaataaaggggaaatagGTGCTTTATCAAAAACTGAAGCCATGTTGCTTCCAGAACCtgagaatcaaaaggaaaatgatactgATTCAGGCACTGGTTCCACCGCTGATAATAGCAGCATTGACTTAAATTTATCCATCTCTAGCTTCCTAAGCAAAACTAAAGACAGCGGATCAATATCTTTACAAGTAAGTGTATGTGGGCCCTTCTTTGTCATTTTGGCAATTTGCAGTTTATGTGAAGTAtggtttgaaaataaaacagcacTAAATCAGTGTAGTACTGACCCTATAAGATTCGTAAGGCCTATGAAGGCAATCAACTAAAAACCCAAGGAGAGAGATAGATACTGGATGTAATCATAAATTTTTTGGTAATATCTACCTGTTTTTGCCAACTTGATGTAAACAGTGTAAGTTACTTGGTGTGGTTGGATTTTTTTAttgcacatatttaaatatattttagcaaGAATCCATAATCTatgaaaaaattgag
This window of the Prionailurus viverrinus isolate Anna chromosome D2, UM_Priviv_1.0, whole genome shotgun sequence genome carries:
- the SLK gene encoding STE20-like serine/threonine-protein kinase isoform X2, giving the protein MSFFNFRKIFKLGSEKKKKQYEHVKRDLNPEEFWEIIGELGDGAFGKVYKAQNKETNVLAAAKVIDTKSEEELEDYMVEIDILASCDHPNIVKLLDAFYYENNLWILIEFCAGGAVDAVMLELERPLTESQIQVVCKQTLEALNYLHDNKIIHRDLKAGNILFTLDGDIKLADFGVSAKNTRTIQRRDSFIGTPYWMAPEVVMCETSKDRPYDYKADVWSLGITLIEMAEIEPPHHELNPMRVLLKIAKSEPPTLAQPSKWSSNFKDFLKKCLEKNVDSRWNTSQLLQHPFVTVDSNKPIRELIAEAKAEVTEEVEDGKEEDDDEETENSLPIPASKRASSDLSIASSEEDKLSQNACILESVSEKTERNTSEDKFNSKVLNEKLTTDEPEKAAEDINEHINDAHLEAMAELDNRTIVIKENGREEKRPKLESLPDTEDQETMDINSVNEGKENNIITLETDVEQSLKPEEERDQEKQQIFENKVIKSEEIKDTAIQTMDLVSQETGEKEADIQAVENEVALTKEDTQEKLGKNDETPEEVISHISDVIGTNEAGDVAQKAVENNAEDAQSNDGNEVVEVGQKLVSKPTEGPEAGGSEEVPFKDIVETKEIDQKSLEDKDEEQSLSSLENIVKTSEESGTNEGEEITESSSTEEIEVRHAVTYTDQEALGNETPDAHEATAQIDTEQKAIPCEVPIEREPPMTSSSQPSEPQPVPIPSININSEDAENKGEIGALSKTEAMLLPEPENQKENDTDSGTGSTADNSSIDLNLSISSFLSKTKDSGSISLQETRRQKKTLKKTRKFVVDGVEVSVTTSKIVTDSDSKTEELRFLRRQELRELRFLQKEEQRAQQQLNSKLQQQREQIFRRFEQEMMSKKRQYDQEIENLEKQQKQTIERLEQEHTNRLRDEAKRIKGEQEKELSKFQNMLKNRKKEEQEFVQKQQQELDGSLKKIIQQQKAELANIERECLNNKQQLMRAREAAIWELEERHLQEKHQLLKQQLKDQYFMQRHQLLKRHEKETEQMQRYNQRLIEELKNRQTQERARLPKIQRSEAKTRMAMFKKSLRINSTATPDQDRDKIKQFAAQEEKRQKNERMAQHQKHENQMRDLQLQCEANVRELHQLQNEKCHLLVEHETQKLKELDEEHSQELKEWREKLRPRKKTLEEEFARKLQEQEVFFKMTGESECLNPSAQSRISKFYPIPSLHSTGS
- the SLK gene encoding STE20-like serine/threonine-protein kinase isoform X3; this translates as MVEIDILASCDHPNIVKLLDAFYYENNLWILIEFCAGGAVDAVMLELERPLTESQIQVVCKQTLEALNYLHDNKIIHRDLKAGNILFTLDGDIKLADFGVSAKNTRTIQRRDSFIGTPYWMAPEVVMCETSKDRPYDYKADVWSLGITLIEMAEIEPPHHELNPMRVLLKIAKSEPPTLAQPSKWSSNFKDFLKKCLEKNVDSRWNTSQLLQHPFVTVDSNKPIRELIAEAKAEVTEEVEDGKEEDDDEETENSLPIPASKRASSDLSIASSEEDKLSQNACILESVSEKTERNTSEDKFNSKVLNEKLTTDEPEKAAEDINEHINDAHLEAMAELDNRTIVIKENGREEKRPKLESLPDTEDQETMDINSVNEGKENNIITLETDVEQSLKPEEERDQEKQQIFENKVIKSEEIKDTAIQTMDLVSQETGEKEADIQAVENEVALTKEDTQEKLGKNDETPEEVISHISDVIGTNEAGDVAQKAVENNAEDAQSNDGNEVVEVGQKLVSKPTEGPEAGGSEEVPFKDIVETKEIDQKSLEDKDEEQSLSSLENIVKTSEESGTNEGEEITESSSTEEIEVRHAVTYTDQEALGNETPDAHEATAQIDTEQKAIPCEVPIEREPPMTSSSQPSEPQPVPIPSININSEDAENKGEIGALSKTEAMLLPEPENQKENDTDSGTGSTADNSSIDLNLSISSFLSKTKDSGSISLQETRRQKKTLKKTRKFVVDGVEVSVTTSKIVTDSDSKTEELRFLRRQELRELRFLQKEEQRAQQQLNSKLQQQREQIFRRFEQEMMSKKRQYDQEIENLEKQQKQTIERLEQEHTNRLRDEAKRIKGEQEKELSKFQNMLKNRKKEVINEVEKAPKELRKELMKRRKEELAQSQHAQEQEFVQKQQQELDGSLKKIIQQQKAELANIERECLNNKQQLMRAREAAIWELEERHLQEKHQLLKQQLKDQYFMQRHQLLKRHEKETEQMQRYNQRLIEELKNRQTQERARLPKIQRSEAKTRMAMFKKSLRINSTATPDQDRDKIKQFAAQEEKRQKNERMAQHQKHENQMRDLQLQCEANVRELHQLQNEKCHLLVEHETQKLKELDEEHSQELKEWREKLRPRKKTLEEEFARKLQEQEVFFKMTGESECLNPSAQSRISKFYPIPSLHSTGS